The following are encoded in a window of Mumia flava genomic DNA:
- the corA gene encoding magnesium/cobalt transporter CorA produces the protein MGCVIVESAAYVEGSAVATTREVAEVPALLEHLRHRGDFVWVGLQDPTFEEFQVLQDAFGLHPLAVEDAVVAHQRPKVDRYGDAAFLVLKALRYDDPTSQVETSEVSAFVGPRYLITVRHGTWPSLTGVRDRAHETPEMLRHGPLGAVYHLVDAVVDQYQSIADELVIDVDQVEASVFSEERTSDSGPIYFLKRELQEMRRAVVPIQNPISDVMHGSRGYRLPEELRPYYRDVADHLVHVAGIVGDLDHLLDNVLQAHATQISMQQNDDMRKLAAYAAMFAGPTLIAGIYGMNFRDMPELHWALGYPLALLVMAGVVLVLWRAFKRSGWL, from the coding sequence ATGGGGTGCGTGATCGTCGAGAGCGCCGCGTACGTCGAGGGTTCGGCCGTGGCGACCACCCGCGAGGTGGCCGAGGTCCCCGCGCTGCTGGAGCATCTGCGGCACCGCGGCGACTTCGTCTGGGTCGGGCTCCAGGACCCGACGTTCGAGGAGTTCCAGGTCCTCCAGGATGCGTTCGGCCTGCACCCGCTCGCGGTCGAGGACGCGGTCGTCGCCCATCAGCGACCGAAGGTCGACCGCTACGGCGACGCGGCCTTCCTCGTTCTCAAGGCTCTGCGGTACGACGACCCGACCAGCCAGGTCGAGACCAGCGAGGTCTCCGCCTTCGTCGGACCGCGCTACCTCATCACCGTGCGCCACGGCACGTGGCCGTCGCTCACGGGCGTCCGCGACCGCGCGCACGAGACGCCCGAGATGCTGCGGCACGGCCCGCTCGGCGCCGTCTACCACCTGGTCGACGCCGTGGTCGACCAGTACCAGTCCATCGCCGACGAGCTCGTGATCGACGTCGACCAGGTGGAGGCGTCGGTGTTCTCCGAGGAGCGCACCTCCGACTCGGGCCCGATCTACTTCCTCAAGCGTGAGCTCCAGGAGATGCGACGGGCGGTGGTCCCGATCCAGAACCCGATCTCCGACGTCATGCACGGCAGCCGCGGCTACCGCCTCCCGGAGGAGCTGCGCCCGTACTACCGCGACGTCGCCGACCATCTCGTCCACGTCGCCGGCATCGTCGGAGACCTGGACCACCTGCTCGACAACGTGCTCCAGGCCCACGCCACCCAGATCTCGATGCAGCAGAACGACGACATGCGCAAGCTCGCGGCGTACGCGGCGATGTTCGCCGGACCGACCCTGATCGCCGGCATCTACGGGATGAACTTCCGCGACATGCCCGAGCTGCACTGGGCGCTGGGCTACCCGCTCGCCCTGCTCGTGATGGCAGGCGTCGTGCTCGTGCTGTGGCGCGCGTTCAAGCGCTCCGGCTGGCTCTGA
- a CDS encoding undecaprenyl-diphosphate phosphatase encodes MQDTFHAIVLGLIQGLTEFLPISSSGHLAIYPAFFGWEDPGAAFTAVIQIGTELAVVLYFWRDIWTIGSGWVRGLFSAEAREEHEWRMGWFIIIGSLPIVILGISLKEVIENDFRNLWVIATMLVVVGVVLGVADRIGRQERTIENLTWTHAVLYGLAQAAALIPGVSRSGATISMGRLLGYERAAATRYAFLLAIPAVVGAGLYELKEIPGGDNPYGVGPTILATVVSFVVGIAVIHWLLGYVSKHSFAPFVIYRIALGGLTLALLATGVIAA; translated from the coding sequence ATGCAGGACACCTTCCATGCGATCGTCCTCGGGCTGATCCAGGGCCTGACGGAGTTCCTCCCGATCTCGTCGTCGGGTCACCTGGCGATCTACCCGGCGTTCTTCGGCTGGGAGGATCCCGGCGCCGCGTTCACCGCGGTGATCCAGATCGGCACCGAGCTCGCGGTGGTGCTCTACTTCTGGCGCGACATCTGGACGATCGGCTCGGGCTGGGTCCGCGGGTTGTTCTCCGCGGAGGCCCGCGAGGAGCACGAGTGGCGGATGGGCTGGTTCATCATCATCGGGTCGCTGCCGATCGTGATCCTCGGCATCTCCCTGAAGGAGGTGATCGAGAACGACTTCCGCAACCTGTGGGTGATCGCGACCATGCTCGTGGTGGTCGGTGTGGTCCTCGGTGTCGCCGATCGGATCGGTCGCCAGGAGCGCACGATCGAGAACCTCACCTGGACCCATGCCGTGCTCTACGGCCTGGCGCAGGCCGCGGCGCTGATCCCCGGTGTGTCGCGTTCGGGCGCCACGATCAGCATGGGGCGGCTCCTCGGCTACGAGCGGGCGGCGGCCACCCGGTACGCCTTCCTGCTGGCGATCCCGGCCGTCGTGGGCGCGGGGCTGTACGAGCTGAAGGAGATCCCGGGCGGCGACAACCCGTATGGCGTGGGTCCGACGATCCTCGCGACCGTCGTCAGCTTCGTCGTGGGGATCGCCGTGATCCACTGGCTGCTCGGCTACGTCTCGAAGCACTCGTTCGCGCCGTTCGTGATCTACCGGATCGCGCTCGGCGGTCTCACGCTGGCGCTGCTCGCCACCGGCGTCATCGCGGCGTAG